The genomic stretch GCGGATGCCGCACAGGTGGTCGCCGCCAAGGCGCACTACGACGAGCTGCTGGCCATGCGGAGCTACCTGGTGATGCGGGCACCGTTCGACGGCGTCGTGACGGAACGGAACGTGGAGCTCGGAACCTACGTGGGCCCCTCGGGCCGGGGCTCGCACAAGCCGATGCTGGTAGTGCGGACCGTCCAGAAGCTTCGGCTCCACGTGTCGATTCCAGAGGCGTACAGCCCCTATGTCCAGCTGGGTGAGACAGTGAAGTTCACCATACGCGCGCTCCCGGGGCGCGAGTTCTCCGCGCAAATCACCCGGCGGGCGGGGGCGCTCGACGCGGCACTCCGCGCGGAGCGAATCGAGGCGGACGTCGACAACCCGGACGGGGCGCTCTTGCCCTTGATGGTCGCCGACGCGAGCATTGCGCTCTCCTCGCAGGGCCCCACCGTCATGATTCCCCGGACGGCGCTGGTGGAGAGCGGAATGGGCACCTACGTCCTGCGGGTGCAGGATGGCGCGGCGAAGCGCGTGCCTGTATCGCGCGGCATGCGTGCCGGCGAGAAGGTCGAGGTGTTCGGCGCGATTGAGACCGGAGACGTGCTCGTGTTGAAGGCGTCGGAGGAGATGAAGGAGGGAATGGCCGTTGCCGGTGGCTGAGCTC from Myxococcus xanthus encodes the following:
- a CDS encoding efflux RND transporter periplasmic adaptor subunit; its protein translation is MRTRANRWCILLTLGGLASVSGCRTAEPSMEATVPTARAATETFRVEASRLASTLRLPAELVADQTVDVYAKVNSYVKHLRVDIGDVVRKGDLLVTLEAPEIEAQLASARARWAAMEALHVASKASYERTVRTSATEGAVARDAVDQARAKEQADAAQVVAAKAHYDELLAMRSYLVMRAPFDGVVTERNVELGTYVGPSGRGSHKPMLVVRTVQKLRLHVSIPEAYSPYVQLGETVKFTIRALPGREFSAQITRRAGALDAALRAERIEADVDNPDGALLPLMVADASIALSSQGPTVMIPRTALVESGMGTYVLRVQDGAAKRVPVSRGMRAGEKVEVFGAIETGDVLVLKASEEMKEGMAVAGG